From one Nocardioides scoriae genomic stretch:
- the aat gene encoding leucyl/phenylalanyl-tRNA--protein transferase has translation MPVEPSPTPWAFPPADSVADDLVAVGADLAPGTLLAAYRQGLFPMALSELPGRMAWWSPDPRGVLPLERLRVSRSLRQSAAHFEVRVDSCFTEVVAGCADPSRDGGWIDDEIAAAYVELHRLGWAHSVEAWRDGELAGGLYGVAVGGLFAGESMFARVRDASKVALVGLVGLLRDAHAEERLLDTQWLTPHLGTLGVLEVPRSTYLRQLRRALELPLPGAFGGPGDGA, from the coding sequence GTGCCCGTCGAACCGTCACCGACCCCGTGGGCCTTCCCGCCTGCGGACTCGGTCGCCGACGACCTCGTCGCGGTCGGCGCGGACCTGGCGCCGGGCACGCTGCTCGCGGCGTACCGCCAGGGGCTCTTCCCGATGGCGCTGTCCGAGCTGCCCGGCCGGATGGCCTGGTGGTCGCCGGACCCGCGCGGCGTGCTGCCGCTCGAACGGCTCAGGGTCTCGCGCTCGCTGCGGCAGTCGGCCGCCCACTTCGAGGTCCGCGTCGACTCCTGCTTCACCGAGGTCGTCGCCGGCTGCGCCGACCCGTCGCGCGACGGCGGCTGGATCGACGACGAGATCGCGGCGGCGTACGTCGAGCTGCACCGGCTGGGCTGGGCCCACAGCGTGGAGGCCTGGCGCGACGGCGAGCTCGCGGGCGGGCTGTACGGCGTCGCCGTCGGCGGGCTGTTCGCCGGGGAGTCGATGTTCGCCCGGGTCCGCGACGCGTCCAAGGTGGCCCTGGTCGGCCTGGTCGGCCTGCTGCGCGACGCCCACGCCGAGGAGCGGCTGCTCGACACGCAGTGGCTCACCCCGCACCTCGGGACGCTGGGGGTGCTGGAGGTCCCGCGGTCGACGTACCTGCGGCAGCTCCGACGGGCGCTGGAGCTGCCCCTGCCCGGCGCCTTCGGCGGCCCGGGGGACGGCGCCTAG
- a CDS encoding hydroxymethylglutaryl-CoA lyase, whose protein sequence is MTETPDAPGREPDLPARVTIYEVGPRDGLQNESGLVPTAAKAEFVRRLLAAGLPVVEATSFVHPRWVPQLADAGELLDLLAADLGDTARELPVLVPNERGLDRALERGCRHVAVFGSATETFAQRNLNRSFEEQFAMFEPTVRRARDAGADVRAYLSMCFGDPWEGPVPIDQVVAAGRRMLDLGASQLSLGDTIGVGTAGHVRALLAAFDDAGLGSDVLAVHFHDTYGQALANAHAALQHGITTFDASAGGLGGCPYAESATGNLATEDLVWLLRGLGVETGVDLDALVATSTWMAGVLGRPSPSRVVQALSPAG, encoded by the coding sequence ATGACTGAGACCCCGGACGCCCCCGGGCGCGAGCCGGACCTGCCCGCCCGCGTCACGATCTACGAGGTCGGGCCGCGCGACGGCCTGCAGAACGAGTCCGGCCTGGTGCCGACCGCCGCCAAGGCGGAGTTCGTGCGCCGCCTGCTCGCCGCCGGCCTGCCGGTGGTCGAGGCCACCAGCTTCGTCCACCCCCGCTGGGTGCCGCAGCTGGCCGACGCGGGCGAGCTGCTCGACCTGCTCGCGGCGGACCTCGGCGACACCGCCCGCGAGCTGCCGGTGCTGGTGCCCAACGAGCGGGGCCTCGACCGGGCGCTGGAGCGCGGCTGCCGCCACGTCGCCGTCTTCGGCAGCGCCACCGAGACCTTCGCCCAGCGCAACCTCAACCGCTCCTTCGAGGAGCAGTTCGCGATGTTCGAGCCGACCGTGCGGCGGGCCCGCGACGCCGGCGCCGACGTCCGGGCCTACCTCAGCATGTGCTTCGGCGACCCCTGGGAGGGCCCGGTGCCGATCGACCAGGTCGTCGCGGCGGGCCGCCGGATGCTCGACCTCGGCGCCAGCCAGCTCTCCCTCGGCGACACCATCGGCGTCGGCACCGCCGGCCACGTCCGCGCCCTGCTCGCGGCGTTCGACGACGCCGGCCTCGGCAGCGACGTCCTCGCGGTGCACTTCCACGACACCTACGGCCAGGCGCTCGCCAACGCCCACGCCGCCCTCCAGCACGGCATCACCACCTTCGACGCCAGCGCCGGCGGCCTCGGCGGCTGCCCGTACGCCGAGAGCGCCACCGGCAACCTCGCCACCGAGGACCTCGTCTGGCTGCTCCGGGGACTGGGCGTCGAGACCGGCGTCGACCTCGACGCCCTGGTGGCGACCAGCACCTGGATGGCCGGCGTCCTGGGTCGTCCCAGCCCCTCCCGGGTGGTGCAGGCGCTCAGCCCGGCGGGGTAG
- a CDS encoding rhodanese-like domain-containing protein translates to MIEVPTIEVAQVPDPLPAGVTVLDVREPIEWQHGHIEGALHVPLTQVPDRVDELPSDQQLLVVCKVGGRSAQATAFLREKGLEAINLAGGMLDWSDAGRPMVAEGDADPLVV, encoded by the coding sequence ATGATCGAGGTCCCCACCATCGAGGTCGCCCAGGTGCCCGACCCGCTCCCGGCCGGCGTGACCGTCCTCGACGTGCGCGAGCCGATCGAGTGGCAGCACGGCCACATCGAGGGCGCGCTGCACGTCCCGCTGACGCAGGTCCCCGACCGGGTCGACGAGCTGCCCTCGGACCAGCAGCTGCTCGTGGTCTGCAAGGTGGGCGGCCGCTCGGCCCAGGCGACGGCGTTCCTGCGCGAGAAGGGCCTCGAGGCGATCAACCTCGCCGGCGGCATGCTCGACTGGTCCGACGCCGGCCGGCCGATGGTCGCCGAGGGCGACGCCGACCCGCTCGTCGTCTAG
- a CDS encoding mycothiol transferase codes for MFAPGRHTESETLAGYLEAQLESLRTAAFGLTEEQARATPTRSALSVGGLLKHAIYVITARARRESGEEITPETQALFTDSFALRDDETLEGTLAAYDAAVAAYLAEVRAVDPGAESIEPPAPWDGILEPTPIHERFYLVHHVEELARHAGHADIIREQLDGATAIELHHGERDLPGNPFVTPWKPGS; via the coding sequence GTGTTCGCACCAGGTCGTCACACCGAGAGCGAGACCCTCGCGGGTTACCTCGAGGCCCAGCTGGAGTCGTTGCGCACGGCTGCCTTCGGCCTCACCGAGGAGCAGGCCCGTGCCACCCCGACCCGCAGCGCGCTGTCGGTCGGCGGGCTGCTCAAGCACGCGATCTACGTCATCACCGCCCGGGCCCGCCGCGAGTCCGGCGAGGAGATCACCCCCGAGACCCAGGCGCTGTTCACCGACAGCTTCGCGCTGCGCGACGACGAGACCCTCGAGGGCACCCTCGCGGCGTACGACGCCGCCGTCGCCGCCTACCTCGCCGAGGTCCGTGCCGTCGACCCCGGCGCCGAGAGCATCGAGCCGCCAGCCCCCTGGGACGGCATCCTCGAGCCCACCCCCATCCACGAGCGCTTCTACCTCGTCCACCACGTCGAGGAGCTGGCCCGCCACGCCGGCCACGCCGACATCATCCGCGAGCAGCTCGACGGCGCCACCGCCATCGAGCTCCACCACGGCGAGCGCGACCTCCCCGGCAACCCCTTCGTGACCCCCTGGAAGCCCGGGTCCTGA
- a CDS encoding carboxyl transferase domain-containing protein: protein MTSSPGDLRSLVDELRQRTERVRQGGSEAARRKHTDRGKLLARERVDALLDPGSSFLELSPLAAYGMYAPDRGPDAQDAPDDFAVPSASIVTGLGTVEGRLCVVVANDATVKGGTYYPVTVKKHLRAQEVARANRLPCVYLVDSGGAFLPMQDDVFPDREHFGRIFFNQANLSREGIPQIASVMGSCTAGGAYVPAMSDETVIVRDQGTIFLGGPPLVKAATGEVVTAEELGGGEVHARLSGVVDHLAEDDAHALAIVRSIVATLPRTAAGPTDAEVEEPLGDPEELYDVVPADTRTPYDVREVVTRIVDGSRFHEFKQLYAETLVCGFASIWGHRVGIVANNGILFAESARKGAHFIELCNQRGIPLVFLQNISGFMVGKEYENNGIARDGAKLVTAVACSVVPKFTVVIGGSFGAGNYGMCGRAYDPRFLWMWPNARISVMGGEQAAGVLATVRRDGMEARGQEWSAQDEEAFKAPIRDQYEHQGSPYYSTARLWDDGVIDPVDTRRVLGMGLEAAAHAPTPDPSYGIFRM from the coding sequence GTGACCTCCTCCCCCGGTGACCTCCGCTCCCTCGTCGACGAGCTCCGGCAGCGCACCGAGCGGGTGCGCCAGGGCGGCTCGGAGGCGGCCCGGCGCAAGCACACCGACCGCGGCAAGCTGCTCGCCCGCGAGCGGGTCGACGCCCTGCTCGACCCGGGCAGCTCGTTCCTCGAGCTGAGCCCGCTGGCGGCGTACGGCATGTACGCGCCCGATCGCGGCCCCGACGCCCAGGACGCCCCCGACGACTTCGCGGTGCCCAGCGCCAGTATCGTCACGGGGCTCGGCACGGTCGAGGGCCGGCTGTGCGTGGTGGTCGCCAACGACGCCACGGTCAAGGGCGGCACCTACTACCCCGTGACGGTCAAGAAGCACCTGCGCGCCCAGGAGGTGGCCCGCGCCAACCGGCTGCCGTGCGTCTACCTCGTCGACTCCGGCGGGGCGTTCCTGCCGATGCAGGACGACGTCTTCCCCGACCGCGAGCACTTCGGGCGGATCTTCTTCAACCAGGCCAACCTCTCGCGCGAGGGCATCCCGCAGATCGCCTCGGTGATGGGCTCGTGCACCGCGGGCGGCGCCTACGTGCCGGCCATGTCCGACGAGACCGTGATCGTGCGCGACCAGGGCACGATCTTCCTCGGCGGCCCGCCCCTGGTGAAGGCCGCGACCGGCGAGGTCGTGACCGCCGAGGAGCTCGGCGGCGGCGAGGTCCACGCCCGGCTGTCCGGCGTCGTCGACCACCTCGCCGAGGACGACGCCCACGCGCTCGCCATCGTGCGCTCGATCGTCGCGACCCTGCCGCGGACCGCGGCGGGCCCGACCGACGCGGAGGTCGAGGAGCCCCTGGGCGACCCCGAGGAGCTCTACGACGTGGTGCCCGCCGACACCCGCACGCCGTACGACGTCCGCGAGGTCGTCACCCGGATCGTCGACGGCAGCCGCTTCCACGAGTTCAAGCAGCTGTACGCCGAGACGCTGGTCTGCGGGTTCGCCTCGATCTGGGGCCACCGGGTCGGCATCGTGGCCAACAACGGCATCCTCTTCGCCGAGTCGGCCCGCAAGGGCGCCCACTTCATCGAGCTGTGCAACCAGCGCGGGATCCCGCTGGTGTTCCTGCAGAACATCAGCGGCTTCATGGTCGGCAAGGAGTACGAGAACAACGGCATCGCCCGCGACGGCGCCAAGCTGGTCACCGCGGTGGCCTGCTCGGTCGTGCCGAAGTTCACCGTGGTCATCGGCGGGTCCTTCGGCGCCGGCAACTACGGCATGTGCGGCCGCGCGTACGACCCCCGCTTCCTGTGGATGTGGCCCAACGCCCGGATCTCGGTGATGGGGGGCGAGCAGGCCGCCGGCGTGCTGGCCACCGTCCGCCGCGACGGCATGGAGGCCCGCGGCCAGGAGTGGTCGGCGCAGGACGAGGAGGCCTTCAAGGCGCCGATCCGCGACCAGTACGAGCACCAGGGCTCGCCCTACTACTCCACCGCGCGGCTGTGGGACGACGGCGTCATCGACCCCGTCGACACCCGCCGCGTCCTCGGCATGGGCCTCGAGGCCGCCGCGCACGCGCCGACCCCGGATCCCTCCTACGGCATCTTCAGGATGTGA
- a CDS encoding winged helix DNA-binding domain-containing protein — MTLAWEELAARTLARQFPAVAGRDAAAVERVLDLAGPVQSQTARSPFLSLAARLPGVEHHAIAAAHDDHAVVRGSNLRGTVHTSTPADHALMEVVTRLGQRALWARTLRLQDTTLEQVWAGIEASAADDWRTAAELHDHLRGWLAEHDPGAEPRLDDTQGRYLAFGHGGLLRRPLGGGWSGQGRAGYRTASAVLGDRSAVLADPDGAVDALLRRHLGCHGPASRRDLAWWSGLGLRTVDASLSRLASDLVEDDAPDGSVVVDLADAPGPVDLPGTHLLPEFDALLCAYDPKARTRFVDAAHYRRLWVQDNGLLLAPVLVDGRLTGHWRLEGSGRRRRCEVAWFAGTRRPRRSELETCLAAVAAAYDVEVTGLDVAREQPA, encoded by the coding sequence ATGACCCTGGCCTGGGAGGAGCTCGCGGCCCGGACCCTGGCGCGCCAGTTCCCGGCGGTCGCGGGCCGCGACGCCGCCGCCGTCGAGCGGGTGCTCGACCTGGCCGGGCCGGTGCAGTCGCAGACCGCCCGATCTCCCTTCCTGTCGCTGGCCGCGCGGCTGCCCGGGGTGGAGCACCACGCGATCGCCGCGGCGCACGACGACCACGCGGTCGTGCGGGGCAGCAACCTGCGCGGCACCGTGCACACCTCGACGCCCGCCGACCACGCCCTCATGGAGGTGGTCACCCGGCTCGGGCAGCGCGCGCTGTGGGCCCGCACGCTGCGGCTGCAGGACACGACGCTGGAGCAGGTGTGGGCCGGCATCGAGGCGTCTGCGGCCGACGACTGGCGCACCGCCGCCGAGCTGCACGACCACCTCCGCGGCTGGCTCGCCGAGCACGACCCGGGAGCCGAGCCGCGGCTGGACGACACCCAGGGCCGCTACCTCGCCTTCGGCCACGGCGGCCTGCTCCGGCGGCCCCTCGGCGGTGGCTGGTCCGGCCAGGGCAGGGCGGGCTACCGCACCGCCTCGGCCGTGCTGGGCGACCGCTCCGCCGTGCTGGCCGACCCCGACGGGGCGGTCGACGCCCTGCTGCGGCGCCACCTCGGCTGCCACGGCCCCGCGAGCCGCCGCGACCTGGCCTGGTGGTCGGGCCTGGGCCTGCGCACCGTCGACGCCTCGCTCTCCCGCCTGGCCTCCGACCTGGTCGAGGACGACGCCCCCGACGGCTCGGTGGTCGTCGACCTCGCGGACGCCCCCGGGCCGGTCGACCTGCCCGGCACCCACCTGCTCCCCGAGTTCGACGCCCTGCTCTGCGCCTACGACCCGAAGGCCCGCACCCGGTTCGTCGACGCCGCCCACTACCGACGGCTGTGGGTGCAGGACAACGGCCTGCTGCTCGCGCCCGTGCTGGTCGACGGGCGGCTCACCGGCCACTGGCGGCTGGAGGGCTCGGGCCGGCGCCGCCGCTGCGAGGTCGCGTGGTTCGCCGGGACGCGGCGACCGCGCCGCTCCGAGCTCGAGACCTGCCTGGCCGCCGTCGCCGCGGCGTACGACGTGGAGGTGACGGGCCTCGACGTGGCCCGCGAGCAGCCGGCCTGA
- a CDS encoding Fpg/Nei family DNA glycosylase: protein MPELPEVEALASDLSRRLAGRAVIRVDIVAISCLKTYDPPISALSGGLVDGVRRYGKFLDLDIGGTHLVLHLAKAGWVRWKDTVPATPPRPSMKSPLAARVVLSPGPEGGEEAALDITEAGTRKGLALYVVRDPQQVEGVARLGPDPLADNFTPEVLQGILQAAGRAQIKGVLRYQSNIAGIGNAYSDELLHAARLSPFKPANSLTEGELETLWTAIREVLGEAVRRSAGLDASKLKGEKKTNLAVHGRTGEACPVCGDTVREVSFADSSLQYCPTCQTGGKPLADRRMSRLLK from the coding sequence GTGCCCGAGCTGCCCGAGGTCGAAGCCCTCGCCAGCGACCTGTCGCGTCGCCTGGCGGGCCGTGCCGTCATCCGCGTCGACATCGTCGCCATCAGCTGCCTCAAGACCTACGACCCGCCGATCTCGGCGCTGTCGGGGGGCCTGGTCGACGGGGTCCGCCGCTACGGCAAGTTCCTGGACCTCGACATCGGCGGCACCCACCTCGTGCTCCACCTGGCCAAGGCCGGCTGGGTGCGCTGGAAGGACACCGTGCCGGCCACCCCGCCGCGTCCGAGCATGAAGTCGCCCCTGGCTGCCCGGGTGGTGCTCTCCCCGGGTCCCGAGGGCGGGGAGGAGGCCGCGCTCGACATCACCGAGGCCGGCACCCGCAAGGGGCTGGCGCTCTACGTCGTGCGCGACCCGCAGCAGGTCGAGGGCGTGGCCCGGCTGGGCCCGGACCCGCTGGCCGACAACTTCACCCCCGAGGTGCTCCAGGGCATCCTGCAGGCGGCCGGGCGGGCGCAGATCAAGGGCGTGCTGCGCTACCAGAGCAACATCGCCGGCATCGGCAACGCCTACTCCGACGAGCTGCTCCACGCCGCCCGGCTGTCGCCCTTCAAGCCGGCCAACAGCCTGACCGAGGGCGAGCTCGAGACGCTGTGGACCGCGATCCGCGAGGTGCTGGGCGAGGCGGTGCGCCGCTCCGCCGGCCTCGACGCCAGCAAGCTCAAGGGCGAGAAGAAGACCAACCTGGCGGTGCACGGCCGCACCGGCGAGGCCTGCCCGGTCTGCGGGGACACCGTGCGCGAGGTCAGCTTCGCCGACTCGAGCCTGCAGTACTGCCCCACCTGCCAGACCGGGGGCAAGCCGCTGGCCGACCGGCGGATGTCGCGCCTGCTGAAGTAG
- a CDS encoding EcsC family protein, translating to MSLSRRLGRAAQQLGPSVSELAPQYAATFVQQALDRAVHGFGPLDGAALVAERERDAQGGDLEATVTRLIEDHVRLAGAQGFVTNLGGLATMAVAVPANIAGLAMLQCRLVAAIAHLRGYDLADPRTRNAVLTALLGEEKLHELVRRRQLPGTPMVLATAPVHDPHLDTLVANEVASELMTRVAGKRLASTVGRRVPVVGGLVGASTDGYATWKIGRYVDRELLPRRTP from the coding sequence ATGAGTCTGAGCAGGCGCCTGGGCCGGGCGGCCCAGCAGCTCGGGCCCAGTGTCTCCGAGCTGGCCCCGCAGTACGCCGCCACGTTCGTGCAGCAGGCCCTCGACCGCGCCGTCCACGGGTTCGGCCCGCTGGACGGCGCCGCGCTGGTCGCCGAGCGCGAGCGCGACGCCCAGGGGGGTGACCTCGAGGCCACCGTCACCCGGCTGATCGAGGACCACGTCCGGCTGGCCGGGGCCCAGGGCTTCGTCACCAACCTCGGCGGGCTGGCCACCATGGCGGTCGCCGTGCCGGCCAACATCGCCGGTCTGGCGATGCTCCAGTGCCGCCTGGTCGCCGCGATCGCCCACCTGCGCGGCTACGACCTCGCCGACCCGCGCACCCGCAACGCCGTGCTCACCGCGCTGCTCGGCGAGGAGAAGCTGCACGAGCTGGTGCGCCGCCGCCAGCTGCCCGGCACGCCGATGGTGCTGGCCACCGCGCCGGTCCACGACCCGCACCTCGACACCCTGGTCGCCAACGAGGTCGCCTCGGAGCTGATGACCCGCGTGGCCGGCAAGCGCCTGGCCTCCACCGTCGGCCGCCGGGTCCCGGTCGTCGGCGGGCTCGTGGGCGCGAGCACCGACGGCTACGCGACCTGGAAGATCGGCCGCTACGTCGACCGCGAGCTGCTGCCGCGGCGCACGCCCTGA
- a CDS encoding ATP-binding protein: protein MTSIQTVLIANRGEIALRVIRTCDRLGIRSVAIHTDLDATAPHVRAAGEAVRVGSYLDVDEVVAAAVGAGADAVHPGYGFLSERSAFAQALEDAGIALVGPTAAVMEQMGRKDHAREVAMAAGVPVVPSYAVDDDPADFAMPVLVKAAAGGGGKGMRVVRSTSEYADALAAARREAASSFGDDTLLVEKYVERGRHVEVQVLADHHGAVVHLFERDCSTQRRHQKVLEEAPAPTIDEATRERITSAAVDLAREVGYRNAGTVEFLLDVDTGEAYFLEMNTRLQVEHPVTEGVVSTGPSGGAIDLVEHQLRVAAGEPLALRQEDLHLRGHAIEARVYAEDSFHGFLPQAGRATLVRWPDRVRVDHALESGQVVSTAYDPMLGKVVAHGPTREAARQALVAALDDTAILGLTTNAGFLRALVAGEEFRDATIDTAWLDTAEVVEPTADVARVLAAWTDAMLRADLGRTGPFRADGFRLAAPAAPFLVQLDRTVRVHRDPGGATGRVDDVVVRQLLADPVATARPAPPRDGPHVVRLDLDGQRHQAVVHADRHAVEVVHQGQRFVFARPDVTLQHGPAAGAGTLTAPMPGTVLAVDVATGDRVESGARLGVLEAMKMELTLTAPFAGTVTTVGAPAGGQVGLGDVLFEVEADDD, encoded by the coding sequence GTGACGAGCATCCAGACCGTCCTGATCGCCAACCGCGGCGAGATCGCGCTCCGCGTGATCCGCACCTGCGACCGCCTCGGCATCCGGTCGGTCGCCATCCACACCGACCTCGACGCCACCGCGCCCCACGTGCGCGCCGCCGGGGAGGCCGTCCGGGTCGGGTCCTACCTCGACGTCGACGAGGTGGTCGCCGCCGCGGTGGGCGCCGGCGCCGACGCCGTGCACCCCGGCTACGGCTTCCTCTCCGAGCGCTCGGCCTTCGCCCAGGCGCTCGAGGACGCCGGCATCGCCCTGGTGGGACCCACCGCCGCGGTGATGGAGCAGATGGGCCGCAAGGACCACGCCCGCGAGGTCGCGATGGCTGCGGGGGTCCCCGTCGTCCCGTCGTACGCCGTGGACGACGACCCCGCCGACTTCGCGATGCCGGTGCTGGTCAAGGCCGCGGCCGGTGGCGGCGGCAAGGGCATGCGCGTGGTCCGCAGCACCAGCGAGTACGCCGACGCCCTCGCCGCCGCGCGCCGCGAGGCCGCCTCGTCCTTCGGCGACGACACCCTGCTGGTCGAGAAGTACGTCGAGCGCGGCCGCCACGTCGAGGTCCAGGTGCTGGCCGACCACCACGGCGCGGTCGTGCACCTCTTCGAGCGCGACTGCTCCACCCAGCGCCGCCACCAGAAGGTGCTGGAGGAGGCGCCCGCCCCGACCATCGACGAGGCCACCCGCGAGCGGATCACCAGCGCCGCGGTCGACCTGGCCCGCGAGGTGGGCTACCGCAACGCCGGCACGGTCGAGTTCCTGCTCGACGTCGACACCGGCGAGGCCTACTTCCTGGAGATGAACACCCGGCTCCAGGTCGAGCACCCGGTGACCGAGGGCGTGGTGTCGACGGGGCCGAGCGGCGGGGCGATCGACCTGGTCGAGCACCAGCTGCGGGTCGCCGCCGGCGAGCCGCTGGCGCTGCGGCAGGAGGACCTCCACCTGCGCGGCCACGCGATCGAGGCGCGGGTCTACGCCGAGGACTCGTTCCACGGCTTCCTGCCCCAGGCGGGCCGGGCGACCCTGGTGCGCTGGCCCGACCGGGTGCGGGTCGACCACGCGCTGGAGAGCGGCCAGGTCGTCAGCACGGCGTACGACCCGATGCTCGGCAAGGTGGTCGCCCACGGCCCCACCCGCGAGGCGGCGCGGCAGGCGCTGGTCGCGGCGCTGGACGACACGGCGATCCTCGGGCTCACCACCAACGCGGGCTTCCTGCGGGCCCTGGTGGCCGGCGAGGAGTTCCGCGACGCGACGATCGACACGGCGTGGCTCGACACCGCCGAGGTGGTCGAGCCGACCGCCGACGTCGCGCGCGTCCTCGCAGCCTGGACCGACGCGATGCTGCGCGCCGACCTCGGCCGCACCGGGCCCTTCCGGGCCGACGGGTTCCGGCTCGCGGCCCCCGCGGCGCCCTTCCTGGTCCAGCTCGACCGCACCGTCCGGGTGCACCGCGACCCCGGCGGCGCGACGGGCCGCGTCGACGACGTCGTGGTGCGGCAGCTGCTGGCCGACCCCGTCGCCACGGCTCGTCCCGCGCCGCCTCGTGACGGGCCCCACGTGGTGCGCCTCGACCTCGACGGCCAGCGTCACCAGGCCGTCGTCCACGCCGACCGCCACGCCGTGGAGGTGGTCCACCAGGGCCAGCGCTTCGTCTTCGCGCGTCCCGACGTCACGCTGCAGCACGGCCCGGCCGCCGGCGCCGGCACCCTGACCGCGCCGATGCCGGGCACGGTCCTGGCCGTCGACGTGGCCACCGGCGACCGCGTCGAGTCGGGCGCGCGGCTCGGCGTGCTCGAGGCGATGAAGATGGAGCTCACGCTCACCGCGCCCTTCGCCGGCACCGTCACGACCGTGGGTGCCCCCGCCGGGGGCCAGGTCGGGCTCGGCGACGTGCTCTTCGAGGTGGAGGCCGACGATGACTGA
- a CDS encoding ATP-binding protein produces MDPVRNPYAPGAGQRPPELAGRDRELQQFEVVLERVAAGRPDRSLVLSGLRGVGKTVLLNALRSLAVKRAWGTGKIEARPEQSLRLPIAQAVHAAVREVAHRHRDPERVDHVNGVVKAFALRAELKDRKAAGPHRWQPPTDVDAVRGRADSGDLELDLVELFTDVASLAGDLGVGVALFVDEMQDIATDELAALCGAVHEISQQGAPLVVVGAGLPHLPVALASSKSYAERLFRYVRVDRLPRDMAERAWRVPAAEEDATYERAALEELYRLTDGYPYFVQAYGKVTWDVALDTPITWNDVMQAAPEAEAELAVGFFGARYDRATPAERDYMVAMADLGGDTGDSAVATAEVARLLDRKPQSLSPARDGLIKKGLVFSAERGTVAFTVPHFGRFLRAQR; encoded by the coding sequence GTGGACCCCGTGAGGAACCCCTACGCCCCCGGCGCCGGCCAGCGACCGCCCGAGCTGGCCGGGCGCGACCGCGAGCTCCAGCAGTTCGAGGTCGTGCTGGAGCGGGTCGCCGCCGGCCGCCCCGACCGCAGCCTGGTGCTCTCCGGCCTGCGCGGCGTCGGCAAGACGGTGCTGCTCAACGCGCTGCGCAGCCTGGCGGTGAAGCGGGCCTGGGGCACCGGCAAGATCGAGGCCCGGCCCGAGCAGTCGCTGCGGCTCCCGATCGCCCAGGCCGTGCACGCCGCCGTCCGCGAGGTCGCCCACCGCCACCGCGACCCCGAGCGGGTCGACCACGTCAACGGCGTGGTCAAGGCCTTCGCCCTGCGCGCCGAGCTCAAGGACCGCAAGGCCGCCGGCCCCCACCGCTGGCAGCCCCCGACCGACGTCGACGCGGTCCGCGGCCGCGCCGACTCGGGCGACCTCGAGCTCGACCTGGTCGAGCTGTTCACCGACGTCGCCTCGCTGGCCGGCGACCTCGGCGTCGGGGTGGCGCTGTTCGTCGACGAGATGCAGGACATCGCCACCGACGAGCTGGCCGCCCTGTGCGGCGCGGTCCACGAGATCAGCCAGCAGGGCGCCCCGCTCGTCGTCGTCGGCGCGGGCCTGCCGCACCTGCCGGTCGCGCTCGCCAGCTCCAAGTCGTACGCCGAGCGGCTGTTCCGCTACGTCCGCGTCGACCGGCTCCCCCGCGACATGGCCGAGCGGGCCTGGCGGGTGCCGGCCGCCGAGGAGGACGCGACCTACGAGCGGGCGGCGCTGGAGGAGCTCTACCGGCTGACCGACGGCTACCCCTACTTCGTGCAGGCCTACGGCAAGGTCACCTGGGACGTCGCCCTCGACACCCCCATCACCTGGAACGACGTCATGCAGGCCGCCCCCGAGGCCGAGGCCGAGCTGGCCGTGGGCTTCTTCGGGGCGCGCTACGACCGGGCGACGCCGGCCGAGCGCGACTACATGGTCGCGATGGCCGACCTGGGCGGCGACACCGGCGACTCCGCGGTGGCCACGGCCGAGGTGGCGCGGCTGCTCGACCGCAAGCCGCAGTCGCTCTCCCCCGCCCGCGACGGCCTCATCAAGAAGGGCCTGGTGTTCTCCGCCGAGCGCGGCACCGTCGCCTTCACCGTCCCCCACTTCGGCCGCTTCCTGCGCGCCCAGCGCTGA